From Stenotrophomonas nitritireducens, the proteins below share one genomic window:
- a CDS encoding DUF4031 domain-containing protein, whose amino-acid sequence MTVYIDDAVHPWRGERWAHLMADTLPELHALAQQLGIPRRAFQNRPSGVHYDVPAALHAQAILLGAQAISRHTDRALVRLVIANARALYQPG is encoded by the coding sequence GTGACGGTCTATATCGACGATGCGGTACATCCCTGGCGCGGTGAGCGCTGGGCGCATCTGATGGCCGACACCTTGCCCGAGCTGCATGCGCTGGCGCAGCAGCTCGGGATTCCACGCAGGGCCTTCCAGAACCGCCCCAGCGGCGTGCACTACGACGTGCCGGCAGCGCTGCATGCGCAGGCCATACTGCTCGGCGCGCAAGCGATATCGCGGCATACCGACCGCGCGCTTGTGCGGCTGGTGATTGCCAATGCGCGGGCGCTGTACCAGCCCGGCTAG
- a CDS encoding DUF6630 family protein, with protein MPDNSADYEDSDELQPDFEEDDHPARVWNLLWLINPGDEDAALQQFDAWRETRAGAEDDASDEQWLWDLKDAIDWRSGFYVDWKDTDSFVAALDEMAARWNLDIAWGGDFDDEDFTADLDVPMLMTTAHDRLREHGYTVWNWNTGGDAYAGWVALSRDDEAMLALCSLLGVEVRPGSDPF; from the coding sequence ATGCCCGACAACAGCGCCGATTACGAAGATTCTGACGAACTGCAACCGGACTTTGAAGAAGACGACCATCCGGCGCGGGTCTGGAACCTGTTGTGGCTGATCAACCCAGGCGATGAAGACGCCGCCCTGCAGCAGTTCGATGCCTGGCGCGAAACGCGCGCCGGCGCCGAGGACGACGCCAGCGACGAGCAATGGCTGTGGGACCTGAAGGACGCCATCGACTGGCGTTCAGGTTTCTACGTGGACTGGAAGGACACCGATTCTTTTGTCGCCGCGCTGGACGAAATGGCCGCGCGCTGGAACCTGGACATCGCCTGGGGCGGTGATTTCGACGATGAAGACTTCACCGCCGATCTGGACGTGCCCATGTTGATGACCACCGCCCATGACCGCCTGCGCGAGCACGGTTACACGGTGTGGAACTGGAACACCGGTGGAGACGCCTACGCCGGTTGGGTGGCGCTGAGCCGCGACGACGAAGCGATGCTGGCGCTGTGCTCGTTGCTGGGTGTGGAAGTGCGCCCGGGCAGCGACCCTTTTTGA
- the motA gene encoding flagellar motor stator protein MotA: MLIIVGLLVVIFAVLGGYVGAHGRLAALWQPYELVIIGGAALGAFLIGTPLKTVKQTLRATVSVFKGPQYKRQDYLDVLSLLYELLNKARREGFMALEDHVENPQDSAVFANYPKVLADHHLLDFITDCLRLMIGSNIEPHELEPLLEMELEKHHHEALEPAHVLNKVADGLPGFGIVAAVLGIVITMGAIGGDIKEVGAHVAGALVGTFLGILLGYGFIGPLAAAVEARAEQDARIYESVKTALLACLRGYNPKIALEFARKTVPSALRPGFSEFEQHLKSVK, translated from the coding sequence ATGCTCATCATCGTTGGCCTGCTCGTTGTCATCTTCGCTGTCCTGGGCGGTTACGTCGGTGCGCACGGCCGCCTGGCCGCGCTGTGGCAGCCCTACGAACTGGTCATCATCGGTGGCGCGGCGCTGGGCGCGTTCCTGATCGGCACCCCGCTCAAGACCGTCAAGCAGACCCTGCGCGCCACCGTCAGCGTGTTCAAAGGCCCGCAGTACAAGCGCCAGGACTATCTGGACGTGCTCAGCCTGCTCTACGAACTGCTCAACAAGGCACGCCGCGAAGGCTTCATGGCGCTGGAAGACCATGTCGAGAACCCGCAGGACAGCGCGGTGTTCGCCAACTACCCCAAGGTGCTGGCCGACCACCATCTGCTGGACTTCATCACCGACTGCCTGCGCCTGATGATCGGCTCCAACATCGAGCCGCACGAGCTGGAACCGCTGCTGGAAATGGAGCTGGAAAAGCACCACCACGAGGCGCTGGAACCGGCCCACGTGCTCAACAAGGTGGCCGATGGCCTGCCCGGTTTCGGCATCGTCGCTGCGGTGCTCGGCATCGTCATAACCATGGGCGCGATCGGCGGTGACATCAAGGAAGTAGGCGCCCACGTCGCCGGCGCCTTGGTCGGCACCTTCCTCGGCATCCTGCTCGGCTATGGCTTCATCGGCCCGCTGGCCGCTGCGGTGGAAGCGCGCGCCGAACAGGACGCGCGCATCTACGAATCGGTGAAGACCGCGCTGCTGGCCTGCCTGCGCGGCTACAACCCGAAGATCGCGCTGGAGTTCGCCCGCAAGACCGTGCCGTCGGCACTGCGCCCGGGTTTCAGCGAGTTCGAACAACATCTGAAGTCGGTCAAGTAA
- the motB gene encoding flagellar motor protein MotB, whose translation MSENAKPTVIVRRVKKVQGGGHHGGSWKVAYADFVTAMMAFFLVLWLMAATTRPERAAISEYFRNPSPLSGTSSTPAPGMAGPGGASTSMIKLGGATDVSRGNSDDPFQNKQESMPTPVQERERDRQRLEALKQELQEAISKSQALEPFKDQLLLDITPEGLRIQIVDKQNRPMFDLGSARLMPYTKTILLELSHFINQVPNHVSITGHTDTTAYSTQLGYGNWELSADRANAARRTLLEGGMEEVKVARVVGLASSALFDKANPQNPINRRISIVVMTKDAEAAALNETATLALPPNATAQLEVDGVPSAVD comes from the coding sequence ATGAGCGAGAACGCCAAACCCACGGTGATCGTGCGCCGGGTGAAGAAAGTCCAGGGTGGTGGCCATCACGGCGGCTCGTGGAAAGTGGCCTACGCCGACTTCGTCACCGCGATGATGGCCTTCTTCCTGGTGCTGTGGCTGATGGCCGCCACCACCCGGCCCGAGCGCGCGGCGATTTCCGAGTACTTCCGCAACCCCAGCCCGCTGAGCGGCACCAGCAGCACGCCGGCACCGGGCATGGCCGGCCCGGGCGGCGCCAGTACGTCGATGATCAAGCTGGGCGGCGCCACCGACGTGTCGCGTGGCAACAGCGATGACCCGTTCCAGAACAAGCAGGAATCGATGCCCACGCCGGTGCAGGAACGCGAACGCGACCGGCAGCGGCTGGAGGCGCTGAAGCAGGAATTGCAGGAAGCAATCAGCAAGAGCCAGGCGCTGGAACCGTTCAAGGACCAGCTGCTGCTGGACATCACCCCCGAAGGCCTGCGCATCCAGATCGTGGACAAGCAGAACCGGCCGATGTTCGACCTCGGCAGCGCGCGCCTGATGCCGTATACCAAGACGATCCTGCTGGAGCTGTCGCACTTCATCAACCAGGTGCCCAACCACGTCAGCATCACCGGCCATACCGACACCACCGCCTATTCCACGCAGCTGGGCTACGGCAACTGGGAGCTCAGTGCCGACCGCGCCAACGCCGCGCGCCGCACCCTGCTGGAAGGCGGCATGGAAGAAGTGAAGGTGGCGCGTGTGGTCGGCCTGGCCTCCTCGGCGCTGTTCGACAAGGCCAATCCGCAGAACCCGATCAACCGTCGCATCAGCATCGTGGTGATGACCAAGGACGCCGAGGCCGCTGCCCTCAACGAGACCGCCACACTGGCCTTGCCGCCCAACGCGACGGCGCAGCTGGAAGTGGATGGAGTGCCTTCGGCGGTGGATTGA
- a CDS encoding DUF3297 family protein, with product MSDTPPDHLAINPQSPFHNAEALQRGVGVRFNGVERDDVEEYSVQEGWIRVQAGKARDRRGNPMTLKIKGTVEPYFLELKNA from the coding sequence ATGAGCGATACCCCTCCCGATCATCTGGCGATCAACCCGCAGAGCCCATTCCACAATGCAGAAGCCCTGCAGCGTGGTGTTGGCGTCCGTTTCAACGGCGTCGAGCGCGATGACGTGGAAGAGTATTCCGTGCAGGAAGGCTGGATCCGCGTGCAGGCCGGCAAGGCCCGCGACCGCCGTGGCAACCCGATGACGCTGAAGATCAAGGGTACGGTCGAGCCGTATTTTCTTGAGTTGAAGAACGCTTAA